One segment of Mycobacterium spongiae DNA contains the following:
- a CDS encoding alpha/beta hydrolase family protein, which yields MSEMSEAAGTSGTAGADPIDPRLMPDVPGADASAEGLPPRSSLSLRQRVLVESSAIGDITLRTAVSTLLSTTVPPAVLASVVRHSGSERANLAFYADLAAEHDPAKSFPAPTEVPRISARQANPLAEYIARGMVDNIEFASSFRAINPTMRRRWSALTSNNIVRAQHWRHDDGPRPTLCVIHGFMGSSYLLNGVFFSLPWYYRSGYDVLLYTLPFHGRRAERHSPFSGFGYFAAGLNGFAESMAQAVHDFRSIINYLRHTGVDRIALTGISLGGYTSALVASVDDRLEAVIPNCPVVTLATMFDQWFPASKLVELGLWLSRINRQDLADGLAYHCPLNYAPLIAPERRMVITGLGDRMAPPEQAVKLWEHWDRCAMHWFPGSHVLHVSQLDYLRRMTRFLQQFMVD from the coding sequence ATGTCTGAGATGTCTGAGGCTGCAGGGACGTCCGGGACGGCCGGGGCCGATCCCATCGATCCGCGGCTGATGCCCGACGTGCCGGGCGCTGACGCCAGCGCGGAAGGATTGCCCCCGCGTTCCTCGCTGTCGCTTCGCCAGCGAGTCCTCGTCGAATCATCTGCCATCGGCGACATCACGCTCCGCACCGCCGTCTCGACACTGCTTTCCACGACGGTGCCGCCGGCCGTTCTTGCCAGCGTCGTGCGCCACTCCGGCAGCGAGCGCGCCAACTTGGCGTTCTACGCCGACCTCGCGGCCGAGCACGATCCCGCGAAGTCGTTTCCAGCTCCGACAGAGGTGCCCCGGATCTCGGCCCGGCAGGCCAACCCGCTGGCCGAATACATCGCGCGCGGCATGGTCGACAACATCGAGTTCGCGAGCAGCTTCCGGGCGATCAACCCGACGATGCGTCGCCGCTGGAGCGCATTGACCTCCAATAACATCGTGCGCGCCCAACACTGGCGTCACGACGACGGGCCGCGCCCCACGCTCTGCGTCATCCACGGGTTCATGGGATCGTCCTACTTGCTCAACGGGGTGTTCTTCTCACTGCCCTGGTACTACCGATCGGGTTACGACGTCCTGCTGTACACGTTGCCCTTTCACGGTCGGCGAGCCGAAAGACATTCACCCTTCAGCGGTTTCGGCTATTTCGCCGCCGGGCTCAACGGTTTCGCCGAGTCGATGGCCCAGGCCGTGCATGACTTCCGCTCCATCATCAACTATCTGCGGCATACCGGGGTGGACCGAATCGCTCTGACCGGAATATCACTGGGCGGCTACACTTCCGCACTGGTCGCTTCAGTCGACGACCGACTGGAAGCGGTCATACCCAATTGCCCCGTCGTCACCCTGGCAACGATGTTCGACCAATGGTTTCCGGCCAGTAAGCTCGTAGAGCTGGGTCTGTGGCTCAGCAGGATCAACCGTCAAGATCTCGCCGACGGGCTTGCGTACCATTGCCCACTGAACTACGCGCCACTGATTGCCCCGGAACGCCGTATGGTCATCACCGGACTAGGCGATCGAATGGCGCCGCCGGAACAGGCCGTAAAGCTCTGGGAGCATTGGGATCGGTGCGCGATGCACTGGTTCCCCGGCAGCCATGTGCTGCACGTGAGTCAACTGGACTATCTGCGCCGGATGACCCGATTCCTGCAACAATTCATGGTTGACTAG
- the mycP gene encoding type VII secretion-associated serine protease mycosin, producing MIRAGLRTGTASLTAFLAVALGNPAPAFAVIPPVVDDAVAPPEGTAGPVAPMEQRSPCTIAGTIPGTDPGEPTPSQSMLDLPAAWQFSRGEGQLVAVIDTGVQPGPRLPNVDAGGDFVEDTDGLTDCDGHGTLVAGLIAGQPGEPGDEDGFSGVAPEARVLSIRVTSAKFSPRTPGEDPLLGRVSLDVTALGRAIVRAADLGARVINISAITCLPADRSIDQDELGAAIRYAAVDKDAVIVAAAGNSGSVSSAAGSATSGPCESNPLTDLGRPDDPRNWVGVTSVSIPSWWQPYVLSVASLTPDGQPSRFTMAGPWVGIAAPGEDIVSVSNGEGGGLANGLPDDHQQQLPLNGTSYAAGYVSGVAALVRGAYPDLSATQVVHRLTATAHDGARAPSNVVGAGNLDPVAALTWKLSGSSDDDAAPETAPTRAVALPPAPAPKDTTPRTIAFVGTGALAVIVAATAAIVAIARRRKETTA from the coding sequence ATGATTCGAGCCGGACTTCGAACCGGGACCGCGAGTCTGACGGCGTTCCTCGCCGTCGCGTTGGGCAACCCCGCGCCGGCATTTGCGGTCATACCGCCGGTAGTTGACGACGCCGTGGCGCCACCGGAGGGAACCGCCGGTCCAGTCGCGCCGATGGAGCAACGCAGTCCGTGCACCATCGCCGGGACTATTCCCGGTACCGATCCCGGTGAGCCAACGCCCAGTCAGTCGATGCTGGACCTGCCCGCGGCCTGGCAGTTTTCCCGCGGCGAAGGTCAGCTGGTGGCGGTTATCGACACCGGGGTGCAGCCCGGTCCGAGGTTGCCCAACGTCGATGCCGGTGGCGACTTCGTCGAGGACACTGATGGCCTCACCGACTGTGACGGGCATGGAACCTTGGTTGCCGGGCTCATCGCCGGCCAGCCCGGCGAGCCGGGCGACGAGGACGGTTTCTCCGGGGTGGCGCCCGAGGCGCGAGTGCTATCCATCAGGGTGACGTCCGCCAAGTTCTCGCCGCGGACGCCGGGCGAGGATCCGCTTCTCGGCCGAGTATCGCTGGATGTCACGGCGCTGGGACGGGCTATTGTGCGCGCGGCCGACCTCGGTGCCAGGGTGATCAACATCTCCGCGATCACGTGTCTACCGGCTGATCGGAGCATCGACCAGGACGAGCTGGGTGCCGCCATTCGCTATGCCGCTGTGGACAAAGACGCGGTGATCGTGGCCGCGGCGGGCAACAGCGGGTCCGTTTCATCGGCCGCCGGCAGTGCTACTTCGGGGCCCTGCGAATCCAATCCGCTCACCGACCTGGGCCGGCCGGACGATCCACGCAACTGGGTGGGTGTCACGTCGGTCTCCATCCCGTCGTGGTGGCAGCCGTACGTGCTGTCGGTGGCTTCGCTGACACCGGACGGTCAGCCATCGAGGTTCACCATGGCGGGGCCGTGGGTGGGTATTGCGGCGCCCGGTGAAGACATTGTGTCGGTGAGCAACGGCGAGGGCGGCGGCCTCGCCAACGGCCTCCCCGATGATCATCAGCAACAGCTGCCTCTCAACGGCACCAGCTACGCCGCCGGCTACGTATCGGGGGTGGCTGCGCTGGTCCGCGGTGCGTATCCGGACTTATCGGCGACGCAGGTGGTGCACAGGCTCACCGCGACCGCGCACGATGGTGCCCGGGCGCCGTCCAACGTCGTCGGCGCCGGCAATTTGGACCCGGTCGCGGCACTGACCTGGAAACTGTCGGGAAGCTCCGACGACGACGCGGCACCCGAAACCGCTCCCACCAGAGCGGTCGCGCTGCCACCGGCACCCGCCCCGAAGGACACGACACCGCGGACCATCGCGTTCGTCGGAACCGGCGCGCTGGCTGTGATCGTCGCCGCCACTGCAGCAATCGTCGCGATAGCGCGCCGACGAAAGGAGACCACGGCGTGA
- the eccE gene encoding type VII secretion protein EccE, with protein sequence MSLHRSILWPGTGRITLALLAVVPAVMAYPWQSGRDWWVVGIAVVVVAVLFGWWHGLHFTTILRRRLAMMRSQREVSESRTDSRTTALLRVGTGDGGPDSLPLPVIARYLDRYGIRGDTIRVTSRTNGSDECQTWIGLTLSAADNLAALAARSARIPLHETAEVVARRLADHLREMGWEANTAVPEDIPALVAPDARETWRGMRAAETDYVAAYRVTADDELADTFAAIRSHPARETWTVLEIAGDPAGYTVAAACALRTDAEPEVAAPVSGLTPQRGNHRMALTALDPLSAQRLEGHTDAPVTLSPGFAATSQP encoded by the coding sequence GTGAGCCTGCACCGATCGATCCTGTGGCCGGGCACCGGCCGGATCACCCTAGCGTTGCTTGCGGTGGTACCTGCGGTGATGGCGTATCCCTGGCAGTCCGGGCGCGACTGGTGGGTAGTCGGTATCGCGGTCGTTGTCGTAGCCGTGTTGTTTGGCTGGTGGCATGGACTGCATTTCACGACGATCCTGCGCCGCCGGCTGGCCATGATGCGGTCCCAACGGGAGGTTTCCGAATCTCGCACCGATAGCCGAACAACGGCGCTGTTGCGGGTGGGCACGGGCGACGGGGGCCCGGATTCGCTTCCGCTGCCGGTCATCGCCCGGTACCTCGACCGCTACGGCATTAGGGGCGACACGATCCGAGTTACCTCCCGCACCAACGGATCCGATGAATGCCAGACCTGGATCGGCTTGACGTTGTCAGCAGCCGACAATCTGGCGGCGCTTGCGGCCCGGTCAGCGCGAATCCCGTTGCACGAGACTGCCGAGGTCGTTGCTCGCCGGCTTGCTGACCACCTCCGAGAGATGGGATGGGAAGCCAACACGGCTGTCCCTGAGGACATCCCGGCCCTGGTGGCTCCAGACGCCCGCGAAACGTGGCGCGGAATGCGGGCGGCGGAGACGGATTACGTCGCGGCATATCGGGTCACCGCAGATGACGAGCTGGCCGACACCTTCGCCGCGATCCGATCGCATCCGGCACGCGAGACCTGGACGGTCTTGGAGATCGCCGGTGACCCGGCCGGCTATACGGTGGCCGCGGCATGTGCCCTCCGCACTGACGCAGAGCCGGAAGTGGCCGCGCCGGTGTCCGGGTTGACGCCGCAGCGCGGAAACCATCGGATGGCGTTGACGGCATTGGATCCGTTGTCCGCCCAGCGCCTCGAGGGCCACACGGATGCGCCCGTCACCCTGTCGCCCGGGTTTGCGGCCACTAGTCAACCATGA
- a CDS encoding L,D-transpeptidase family protein: MRRLVALLCAAVCMCGTALVLAPVSAAVVNPWFAHSVGNATQVVSVVGTGGSKAKMDIYQRTAAGWQVPKAGIPTHIGSAGMAPEAKSGHPATPMGVYSLDSAFGTAPNPGGGLPYTQVGPNHWWSGDDDSPTFNSMQVCQKSQCPFSTAASENLQIPQYKHSVVMGVNKAKVPGKGSAFFFHTTDGGPTAGCVAIDDETLVQIIRWLRPGAVIAIAK, from the coding sequence ATGCGCCGACTGGTGGCTCTGCTGTGTGCTGCGGTGTGCATGTGTGGAACGGCTCTCGTGCTGGCGCCGGTGAGCGCTGCGGTCGTCAACCCGTGGTTCGCACACTCGGTCGGCAACGCCACACAGGTGGTGTCGGTGGTCGGTACGGGCGGTTCGAAAGCCAAGATGGATATCTATCAACGCACGGCTGCGGGATGGCAAGTGCCGAAGGCCGGGATCCCCACCCACATCGGTTCGGCTGGTATGGCGCCGGAGGCCAAGAGTGGGCATCCGGCCACCCCGATGGGGGTCTACAGCCTGGATTCCGCCTTCGGAACCGCGCCGAATCCGGGTGGCGGGTTGCCCTACACCCAGGTGGGGCCGAATCACTGGTGGAGCGGCGATGACGACAGCCCTACGTTCAACTCCATGCAGGTGTGCCAGAAGTCTCAGTGTCCGTTCAGTACGGCCGCAAGCGAGAACCTGCAGATCCCGCAGTACAAGCACTCGGTCGTGATGGGCGTCAACAAGGCCAAGGTTCCCGGCAAAGGCTCGGCGTTCTTTTTCCACACCACCGACGGTGGGCCGACCGCGGGTTGCGTGGCCATCGACGACGAAACACTGGTGCAGATCATCCGCTGGTTGCGGCCCGGAGCAGTGATCGCGATCGCGAAGTAG
- a CDS encoding trans-aconitate 2-methyltransferase → MWDPDVYLAFADHRNRPFYEMLSRVGATRARRVVDLGCGPGHLTRYLARRWPEAVVEAVDSSPEMVAAARERGVDATAGDLRSWKPKPDTDVVVSNAALHWVPEHPDLMVRWAGELAPGSWIAVQIPGNFETPSHSVVRALSRREPYAKIMRDIPFRVGAAVQSPAYYADLMLTAGCKVDVWETTYQHQLSGERPVLEWINGTALVPVRERLSEQMWEQFRQELIPLLDDAYPPRSDGTTLFPFRRLFVVAEVGGSGRSRR, encoded by the coding sequence ATGTGGGATCCCGACGTCTACTTGGCCTTTGCGGATCATCGCAATCGTCCATTCTATGAGATGCTCTCGCGGGTCGGCGCTACGCGGGCGCGGCGCGTGGTGGACCTTGGTTGTGGCCCGGGGCACCTGACGCGCTACCTGGCGCGCCGGTGGCCCGAGGCAGTAGTCGAGGCGGTGGACAGCTCGCCGGAGATGGTTGCGGCCGCTCGGGAACGCGGAGTCGACGCCACTGCCGGTGACTTGCGCAGCTGGAAGCCCAAGCCTGATACCGACGTGGTGGTGAGCAACGCCGCGCTGCATTGGGTGCCGGAGCACCCTGACCTCATGGTCCGATGGGCCGGTGAGTTGGCCCCGGGATCATGGATCGCCGTTCAGATCCCCGGCAACTTCGAGACGCCATCGCACTCGGTGGTCCGCGCGTTGTCGCGCCGCGAGCCCTACGCAAAGATCATGCGCGACATACCGTTTCGAGTAGGTGCGGCGGTGCAGTCCCCGGCGTACTACGCCGATTTGATGTTGACCGCCGGATGCAAGGTCGATGTCTGGGAAACCACCTACCAGCACCAACTGTCCGGTGAGCGACCGGTGCTGGAATGGATCAACGGGACCGCGCTGGTCCCCGTGCGGGAACGGCTCAGCGAACAGATGTGGGAGCAGTTCCGTCAGGAGCTGATCCCACTGTTGGACGACGCGTACCCGCCGCGCTCGGATGGTACGACCCTCTTTCCGTTCCGACGGTTGTTCGTGGTTGCCGAGGTTGGGGGCTCGGGTCGTTCACGTCGGTAG
- a CDS encoding sulfatase family protein — MTGEDVTTEHENVLIVHWHDVGRQLGVYGHPDVSSPRLDQLAAQGILLTQAHATAPLCSPSRGSLFTGRYPQSNGLVGLAHHGWEYRTGVRTLPHLLSDNGWYSALFGMQHETSFPKRLGYDEFDVSNSYCEYVVPKAQEWLRERVPSLSPQPFLLTVGFFETHRPYPRDRYQPADADIVDPPAYLPDTPEVRADLAEFYGSIATADAAVGQLLDTLTQTGLDANTWVVFLTDHGPAFPRAKSTLYDAGTGIAMIIRPPTRRAAQPYVYDELFSGVDLVPTLLGLLELEIPADVEGVSHADTLLAPGVHTRAVRDHVYTMKTYHDSFDPMRAVRTKEFSYIENYVPRPLLDLPWDIEESPSGLVVAPLVTSPRPERELYDLRADPDEANNLLAEHDSSHDVAAIAADLAVRLRDWRQQTNDVIPSDFAGSRIAQRYTETYLQIHRASPTSRSAIAVDRGIDEAATPPSNNSSGR; from the coding sequence ATGACGGGTGAGGACGTGACCACCGAACACGAGAACGTCTTGATCGTGCACTGGCACGACGTGGGCCGCCAGCTCGGCGTCTACGGCCACCCCGACGTCTCCAGCCCGCGACTGGATCAGCTTGCTGCCCAAGGTATTCTGCTCACCCAGGCCCATGCCACCGCGCCGCTGTGCTCACCGTCGCGCGGCTCGCTGTTCACCGGCCGCTATCCACAAAGCAATGGATTGGTCGGCCTGGCACACCATGGCTGGGAATACCGAACAGGAGTCCGGACGCTTCCGCACCTGCTGTCGGACAACGGATGGTACTCCGCGCTTTTCGGCATGCAACACGAGACGTCCTTTCCGAAACGGTTGGGTTACGACGAATTTGATGTGTCGAATTCCTACTGCGAATACGTTGTCCCCAAGGCCCAGGAATGGCTGCGAGAGCGCGTCCCCAGCCTATCCCCGCAACCGTTTCTGCTGACGGTCGGTTTCTTTGAAACACACCGCCCCTATCCGCGGGACCGCTACCAACCAGCCGATGCCGACATCGTCGATCCGCCTGCCTATCTACCCGACACCCCCGAGGTACGCGCGGACCTGGCCGAGTTCTATGGATCCATCGCCACCGCCGACGCCGCGGTTGGCCAGCTATTGGACACGCTGACCCAGACCGGCCTGGACGCCAATACCTGGGTGGTGTTCCTCACCGATCACGGACCGGCATTCCCCCGCGCGAAATCCACCTTGTACGACGCCGGCACCGGTATCGCGATGATCATTCGCCCGCCGACCCGCAGGGCGGCACAGCCCTACGTCTACGACGAGCTGTTCAGCGGGGTCGACCTGGTCCCCACCCTATTGGGCTTGTTGGAACTCGAAATACCCGCCGACGTCGAGGGTGTGTCGCATGCAGACACCTTGCTGGCACCTGGCGTACACACCCGCGCGGTGCGCGACCACGTGTACACCATGAAGACCTACCACGACTCGTTCGATCCCATGCGGGCAGTACGCACAAAGGAATTCAGCTATATCGAGAACTATGTGCCCCGGCCATTGCTGGACCTACCCTGGGATATCGAGGAAAGCCCATCCGGGCTGGTTGTCGCGCCACTGGTCACGTCGCCGCGCCCGGAACGCGAGCTCTACGATCTGCGGGCCGACCCCGACGAAGCCAACAATCTGTTGGCCGAACACGACAGCAGTCACGACGTGGCGGCGATCGCCGCCGACCTTGCTGTCCGACTCCGGGATTGGCGTCAGCAAACCAACGATGTCATACCGTCGGACTTCGCCGGTTCCCGCATTGCCCAGCGCTATACCGAAACGTATCTGCAGATCCACCGCGCGAGCCCGACCAGCAGGTCGGCGATCGCCGTCGACCGCGGTATCGACGAGGCAGCCACCCCGCCGAGCAACAACAGTTCTGGTCGCTAA
- a CDS encoding phosphatase PAP2 family protein, which produces MTRREIILTVSFAVAACAGYATMWVGYSQEWVWLHNLDWSLLDSAHDIGSKHPVWVRFWDVVSVVMGPGLRLLGLAAAVIALAKRRVRIGLLLLACLPLSGLIGLVAKGLADRPRPASALIAEHGSSFPSGHAFEATAGVLALLTVLLPMISSEAMRVAAVAVGAFSLLMTGVARVALNVHHPSDVVAGYALGYLYFLACLWVFRPPPLFGDRPARADSSPGSAAGQPVPDANAH; this is translated from the coding sequence ATGACCCGGCGCGAGATCATCCTGACTGTTTCGTTTGCTGTAGCCGCCTGCGCGGGCTACGCCACGATGTGGGTGGGGTACTCCCAAGAGTGGGTCTGGTTGCACAACCTCGACTGGTCGTTGTTGGATTCGGCCCACGATATTGGGTCAAAGCATCCGGTGTGGGTGCGTTTTTGGGATGTTGTGTCCGTCGTGATGGGCCCGGGGCTGCGACTGCTGGGTTTGGCGGCCGCCGTGATTGCGCTGGCAAAGCGCAGGGTGCGGATAGGGTTGCTGTTGTTGGCCTGTCTGCCGCTGAGCGGGTTGATCGGGCTGGTGGCCAAAGGCCTCGCGGACCGCCCTCGGCCGGCTTCTGCGTTGATTGCGGAACATGGGAGCTCATTTCCGTCCGGGCACGCGTTCGAGGCGACCGCTGGCGTGCTCGCGCTGTTGACCGTGCTGTTGCCGATGATCAGCAGCGAGGCGATGCGTGTTGCTGCGGTCGCGGTGGGCGCATTCAGTCTGTTGATGACCGGCGTTGCCAGGGTCGCGTTGAATGTGCATCACCCGTCCGATGTGGTTGCCGGTTACGCGCTCGGATACCTGTACTTCCTGGCCTGCCTGTGGGTATTTCGACCCCCACCACTGTTCGGCGACCGGCCCGCGCGTGCGGACTCCTCGCCAGGTTCGGCCGCTGGGCAACCGGTGCCGGACGCCAACGCTCACTGA
- the bluB gene encoding 5,6-dimethylbenzimidazole synthase, whose translation MRRFVPGGIVPEEVLARLLHAAHAAPSVGLMQPWRFIRITDDQLRKDIHALVDEERMLTAGALGERAEEFLALKVEGILDCAELMVVALCDDRDAHIFGRRTLPQMDLASVSCAIQNLWLAARSEGLGMGWVSLFDPQRLAALLAMPADAEPVAVLCLGPVPTFPDRPALELDGWALARPLPDFVSENQWGAGLAAWRGDDDDG comes from the coding sequence ATGCGGAGGTTCGTCCCCGGCGGCATAGTGCCCGAAGAAGTGCTGGCGCGGTTGCTGCACGCCGCGCATGCCGCCCCCAGCGTCGGACTGATGCAACCATGGCGCTTCATCCGGATCACCGATGACCAGCTCCGGAAAGACATCCACGCACTCGTCGACGAAGAGCGCATGCTCACCGCGGGCGCCCTCGGTGAGCGGGCGGAGGAGTTTCTGGCCCTCAAGGTCGAGGGCATTCTCGATTGCGCCGAGCTGATGGTGGTGGCATTGTGCGACGACCGCGATGCCCACATCTTCGGCCGACGGACACTGCCGCAGATGGATCTCGCGTCGGTTTCCTGCGCCATCCAAAACCTCTGGCTGGCAGCTCGTTCCGAGGGCCTCGGTATGGGATGGGTGTCCCTGTTCGATCCGCAGCGATTGGCGGCCCTGCTGGCCATGCCGGCCGATGCCGAACCGGTGGCCGTCTTGTGTCTGGGCCCGGTCCCCACTTTTCCGGATCGGCCCGCATTGGAGTTGGACGGCTGGGCGCTAGCAAGACCCCTGCCAGACTTTGTCTCGGAGAACCAATGGGGCGCCGGCCTGGCAGCCTGGAGAGGTGACGACGATGACGGGTGA
- a CDS encoding PE family protein: MAFVVAAPEVLAAAATDLASIGSTLNAANVAAAMPTTTVLAAGADEVSAAVAAVFSAHAQTYQALSAQAAGFHAQFLQALDGAGRAYAAAEAANSSPLQAVQHDLLGAINAPTQALLGRPLIGNGADGTAPSQAGGAGGLLYGNGGNGADGVDPGVAGGAGGAAGLIGNGGAGGVGGANAAGGAGGSGGWLFGNGGAGGVGGISPGGAPGGLGGGGGAAGLFGAGGAGGAGGDSTSGVSADGGEGGAGGRGGWLYGAGGTGGDGGVGARSGGSGLGGAGGAAGLIGAGGAGGAGGAGPSDTSGGFGGDGGAGGRGGWLVGEGGAGGAGGAGGLVSAPGATGGLGGDGGAAGLIGAGGAGGRGGGEGVALNGAAGGAGGAGGAGGWLYGNGGAGGDGGTGGDHNVASGIAGTGGAGGAGGAARLIGDGGDAGAGGAGGSDTREASIAGGDGGLGGTGGSGGWLYGNGGAGGAGGAGGSGSPLSGPGGAGRDGGAGGNAGLIGNGGDGGAGGSGGPGITDGADGDGGAGGAGGSLLGSPGATGSPG, encoded by the coding sequence ATGGCATTTGTGGTGGCCGCCCCCGAGGTCTTGGCCGCGGCGGCAACCGATTTGGCGAGCATCGGCTCGACGCTCAACGCGGCCAACGTGGCCGCAGCGATGCCGACAACCACCGTGCTGGCCGCGGGTGCCGACGAAGTGTCGGCGGCGGTCGCGGCTGTGTTTTCCGCCCACGCGCAGACCTATCAAGCGCTCAGCGCCCAAGCGGCGGGGTTTCACGCCCAGTTTCTCCAAGCCCTCGACGGTGCCGGCCGTGCCTACGCGGCCGCCGAGGCGGCCAACTCCTCCCCGCTTCAGGCCGTGCAGCACGACCTTTTGGGTGCGATCAACGCGCCCACCCAGGCGTTGCTCGGGCGGCCGCTCATCGGCAACGGCGCCGACGGCACCGCGCCGAGTCAGGCCGGCGGGGCCGGCGGGTTGTTGTACGGCAACGGCGGTAACGGCGCAGACGGCGTCGACCCCGGGGTTGCTGGCGGCGCGGGTGGCGCGGCGGGGCTGATCGGCAACGGCGGCGCCGGCGGGGTCGGTGGGGCCAATGCCGCCGGTGGTGCCGGGGGTAGCGGTGGCTGGCTGTTCGGCAACGGCGGCGCCGGCGGGGTCGGCGGGATCTCCCCGGGCGGCGCCCCAGGCGGGCTGGGCGGTGGCGGCGGTGCCGCCGGGCTGTTCGGGGCCGGCGGGGCCGGTGGGGCCGGCGGGGACTCCACCAGCGGTGTTTCCGCTGATGGTGGCGAGGGTGGAGCCGGGGGTAGGGGTGGCTGGCTGTACGGCGCCGGCGGCACCGGCGGGGACGGCGGTGTCGGCGCCCGCAGCGGCGGCAGCGGGCTTGGTGGTGCCGGGGGTGCGGCCGGGCTGATCGGGGCCGGGGGTGCCGGCGGGGCCGGCGGGGCCGGACCGTCCGACACGAGTGGCGGCTTCGGCGGCGACGGTGGGGCTGGCGGCCGCGGCGGGTGGCTTGTGGGCGAAGGTGGAGCCGGCGGCGCCGGCGGGGCGGGCGGTCTCGTGTCCGCCCCGGGTGCCACCGGTGGGCTTGGCGGTGACGGCGGTGCGGCCGGGCTGATCGGAGCCGGTGGGGCCGGCGGGCGCGGCGGCGGCGAGGGCGTCGCTCTCAACGGCGCAGCCGGCGGGGCCGGCGGGGCGGGCGGCGCCGGCGGGTGGCTGTACGGCAACGGCGGGGCCGGCGGGGATGGCGGGACCGGCGGTGATCACAATGTCGCGAGTGGGATCGCCGGGACCGGTGGTGCCGGCGGCGCTGGCGGTGCCGCCAGACTGATCGGTGACGGTGGCGACGCAGGGGCCGGCGGGGCCGGCGGCAGCGACACCCGTGAAGCCAGCATTGCCGGTGGCGATGGCGGCCTCGGTGGGACCGGTGGGTCTGGCGGCTGGTTGTACGGCAACGGCGGGGCTGGCGGCGCAGGCGGTGCCGGTGGGAGCGGATCGCCGCTGTCTGGTCCCGGTGGCGCCGGTCGTGACGGTGGCGCCGGCGGCAACGCGGGCCTGATCGGCAACGGCGGCGACGGTGGCGCCGGCGGGTCCGGCGGCCCGGGCATTACCGACGGCGCCGATGGCGACGGTGGTGCAGGTGGTGCCGGCGGGTCCCTGCTAGGAAGTCCCGGGGCGACCGGCTCACCGGGCTGA
- the stf0 gene encoding trehalose 2-sulfotransferase, which produces MHRPGSSYLVLATQRSGSTLLVESLRATGSAGEPQEFFQYLPSTGMAPQPREWFAEVDDESILRLLDPLTPGTPDTATPIAWREHIRSSGRTPNGVWGGKLMWNQTALLQQRASQLPDRSGVGLRAAIRDVVGSEPVFVHVHRPDVVSQAVSFWRAVQTQVWRGHPDPKRDSQATYHPGAIAHIIRNLRDQESSWRAWFSHEGITPFDVAYPVLWRNLTAIVGSVLEAIGQDPTLAPPPMLERQANQRSDAWVDRYRLEAPRLGLPT; this is translated from the coding sequence GTGCACCGTCCGGGGAGTTCATACTTGGTGCTCGCCACCCAGCGCAGCGGCAGCACGCTGCTGGTGGAGTCGCTGCGCGCCACCGGAAGTGCTGGGGAGCCGCAAGAGTTCTTCCAGTACTTGCCGAGCACGGGCATGGCACCCCAGCCTCGGGAATGGTTCGCCGAAGTTGACGATGAATCGATCTTGCGATTGCTCGATCCGCTGACGCCGGGCACACCGGACACCGCGACACCGATTGCCTGGCGTGAACACATCCGCAGTTCTGGCCGAACACCCAACGGTGTCTGGGGCGGCAAGCTGATGTGGAACCAGACCGCCCTGCTGCAGCAGCGGGCATCGCAACTACCCGACCGCTCCGGCGTCGGATTGCGCGCGGCGATTCGCGATGTGGTGGGCAGCGAACCGGTCTTCGTCCACGTCCACCGTCCGGACGTGGTGTCTCAGGCGGTGTCCTTCTGGCGCGCCGTACAAACCCAGGTCTGGCGCGGCCACCCGGACCCCAAGCGCGACTCCCAGGCCACCTACCACCCTGGCGCCATCGCCCACATCATCAGAAACCTGCGCGATCAGGAAAGCAGCTGGCGCGCTTGGTTCTCCCATGAGGGCATCACGCCGTTCGACGTCGCCTACCCGGTATTGTGGCGCAACCTGACTGCGATCGTGGGCAGCGTGCTGGAGGCAATCGGGCAGGATCCGACATTGGCGCCGCCGCCGATGCTGGAGCGCCAGGCCAACCAACGCTCGGACGCGTGGGTCGATCGCTACCGGCTCGAGGCGCCACGCCTCGGGCTACCGACGTGA